A window of Phaseolus vulgaris cultivar G19833 chromosome 4, P. vulgaris v2.0, whole genome shotgun sequence genomic DNA:
tgtcttaaaggtgttaaggtaccacaaggctactcttcaaatgtgaagagtcttgtatctatgaatgatttgaaactaattggcttaaagtcacatgattgtcacgttctaatgcaacaattactaccggtggctattcgtggaatcttgcccaaaaatgttaggcatacaatcactcgactatgttcatttttcaattccatatgtagtaaagagattgactctcagaagttggatgaacttgaagaagaaataatttttatcttgtgtcaactcgagatgttttttcctccatctttttttgatattatggtacacttggttgttcatcttgtaagagaaatcagattgtgtgggcatgtttatatgcgatggatgtatccagttgaacgatacatgaagattttgaagggatatgtgaagaatcaatgtcgtccagaagcttccattattgaaagatacatttcagaagaatctattgagttttgttccgagtacatgtcaaaagccaaatgtataggagttcctgaaaaaggttggcactctcgtagattcataagtaaatcttcaagaggtgtacatgtcataagcaaatctagaaaagaggttctgcaagcacacttgtatatcttgaataaaactgatgaggtgttaccatacttagatacacacaaagacattatcaaatataaaaatccaagacaatcagaaaaatgggtgttaattgagcataacaaaactttcatgtcatggtttaagcaacaaataatgaatgatccatcagcatctgaaacattaacatggcttgcaaacggtctcaaatttgatgttttatgttgttctggctatgaagtaaatggttgtttgttttacacaaagtctCGAGATGATAGGAGTACAGTGCAAAATATCGGAGTCACCTTGGAGGCAGAGTCTATGCAGTTTTCAACTGCAAATGATCAAAATCCTGTTGTGGGATCAATGCCTTATTATGGTGTCATAATAGAGATTTGGGAAGTTAATTATACCAAGTTTACTGTACCtgttttcaaatgcaagtgggttgaaaataagactggtgtcaaagttgatgaatcaggaatgactttggttgactttcgaaagataggttatcatgacgaaccatttataatggcacatcaagcttcccaagttttctatatccaagATCCTACGTCTGACCACTGGTCTGTTGTGCTACatggaaaaaaacaacataatgacccagaagatacaaacaatgacatttgtgagattgaatcacttacaagaacgaccatcaataaagagtacgaggatgttgctgatgttgtacatgcaactcgaaatgatcatgatgaaggaatatatatttgtatgtacatgtgattcatgtttagttttacaatatatttcattttcattatatttcatattcttgatgcttattatatttttttgataacAGGAACATGGCAGATGATAAAGTTTCCCATTCAAAAACTGGTAGAGGACCTACAAGATTAAAGAATATGTTTAAGAAGATAACTAAAGATGACAAAATACCTTTGTCTATTGATATCCACACTGGTGTGCCCACTGGGCAACATGCAAAGAAATATAGGAGTTATCTCGGAGTACTATCTCGTGAAAGGATCTCTATCTTAACTCAGTCCTGGGATCACGTGACTGACCACGAGAAAAACatgatttggcaagatattctggtatgtaactgtttttactttgctcaatctaaagttcttttatactttgtttttgtttatgaacTAATTCTTTCAAACAATGTAGACGCATTACAACATCCCGAATGTGGAAACCTTGAAAGCGAAGGTTCTTTCAGATGTGGGTGTCAAGTTTCGTCAgttcaaatcaaaattgacaacagattatatatatgggaaaaggaaagaagaaaatccttgtgcaaaatatgcatccattgatgaagaaacttggcAGCAGTTTGTCAATATTCGACAAACTGAAAAATGGCAGGTTAgtatcacttttatatttgaatatagtttatattaacgtATTACTAAATTTTGAGTGTTATGATAGGAGGTTCGGAACAAAGCAAAAGCCAATCAGGCATATAATGATACCCCACACTTATTGTCTCGTGGTGGTTATAAGTTGCTAGAGCAGAAGATgcttgaagaaaagattaaagcacgTTCTACTTCCATTGAGGAAATGAATAGTGTAGATTCTTTAAGACCTCCATCCCCACCACTCCGACATGAGATGTGGAAGGGTGCCCATATAAACACACTAGGGACATGGAGTTCTAAGTCTACAGAACAAACAGTTGAACGCATTGtaagtttgacaatttcttttcaatgttttattttaaattctatatgttattttaaattcaatgtgttttagtttgtcaatttcttttcatttgttttaggattctcttaatgagcaatcaacacaggggacttttaaaccatgtggtcgcaatgatattcttaatgttgctcTCGGACGACCTGAACACCCTGGACGTGTTCGTGTAGCTGGATATGGGGTTGGGATTCGGTCATACTTTGGACCTCCATCACACAGCAAGTAACAATTGTCCAATGAACCTAGCCAAGAGTATTTACTACAACTACGTGAGCAGTTAAAGACTAAGGTAACTCAAGAGCTTAAAGAAAGCTTCATGGAGAAGTTTAGTGCGCGAATGGAAATGGAGTTCAAAAAGCGGTGGGAGAGTTTAGGACACTCACAGCAACCACCTACTATGGTAGAAGATGAACCACCTCTGCCTCCTATTAAGAAAGTCAGCACTAAAGGGAGTTGTTCGGCAGTTGATCTATCAGGGgatgactttggctcaactagccaatgcgaattatatgttgagtgtaattctttgacccgattcgttgccttgggtaagtgttatgaaggggtcacaatgttacacaatgtgcctcttccttctaatttcatgaaggtcacggtggagaaggtcctttatgGTGATCTTGCAGTTCCTGTGCCGACATCAGAGGTGACAATTGTGGCAGAGGCATTACATACTTTCGTTGCCTGACCTAGACATCTCGTCAGACCTATAGACTCTATGGTATATATTTGCACTAATACTAATAGAATTATATATCAGATATATtacattctaactaatttaagtattttttttttgttttgatgagtagcaggaacctaa
This region includes:
- the LOC137837512 gene encoding uncharacterized protein, which translates into the protein MADDKVSHSKTGRGPTRLKNMFKKITKDDKIPLSIDIHTGVPTGQHAKKYRSYLGVLSRERISILTQSWDHVTDHEKNMIWQDILTHYNIPNVETLKAKVLSDVGVKFRQFKSKLTTDYIYGKRKEENPCAKYASIDEETWQQFVNIRQTEKWQEVRNKAKANQAYNDTPHLLSRGGYKLLEQKMLEEKIKARSTSIEEMNSVDSLRPPSPPLRHEMWKGAHINTLGTWSSKSTEQTVERIDSLNEQSTQGTFKPCGRNDILNVALGRPEHPGRVRVAGYGVGIRSYFGPPSHSK